A window of Coffea eugenioides isolate CCC68of unplaced genomic scaffold, Ceug_1.0 ScVebR1_2681;HRSCAF=3754, whole genome shotgun sequence contains these coding sequences:
- the LOC113757060 gene encoding nucleolin-like, with amino-acid sequence MEEHQSEGHPVSGNEEELEQPTNDVEKNAEEQQTDEPSTRKSPRIRSSVQGTAPTTQCSEKRKHPENEQPETQTAVEPTPVPKFIDDKARERRSASMHTSSNPEVISLFDDLKQHILLLEDGLMMTMTSEQQATFVAKRNLLVLPIPPENENAHRKKLRTEPTTETTPEYRASSSQPQDKEKAPATEEETEEDDDDEDEDTEEEDPAQFRLVRRRPGSSKISI; translated from the exons ATGGAGGAGCATCAATCTGAAGGGCATCCAGTAAGTGGCAATGAAGAGGAATTGGAGCAGCCTACCAAT GATGTAGAGAAAAATGCTGAGGAACAGCAGACTGATGAACCATCTACCAGGAAGTCACCAAGGATAAGGTCTAGTGTCCAGGGTACTGCACCAACTACTCAGTGCAGTGAAAAAAGAAAGCATCCAGAAAATGAACAACCAGAGACCCAAACTGCTGTTGAACCAACTCCCGTGCCCAAGTTCATCGATGATAAAGCCAGGGAGAG AAGGTCAGCCTCTATGCATACTTCATCCAACCCTGAGGTCATCTCTCTGTTTGATGACCTCAAACAACATATCCTACTTCTTGAAGATGGCTTGATGATGACCATGACTTCTGAGCAACAAGCCACCTTCGTTGCCAAAAGGAATCTGCTTGTACTTCCCATTCCtccagaaaatgaaaatgcacaccGAAAGAAGCTTAGAACTGAGCCAACCACTGAGACTACCCCAGAGTACCGTGCCTCCAGTTCTCAACCACAGGACAAGGAAAAAGCTCCAGCAACTGAAGAAGAGACtgaagaggatgatgatgatgaggatgaggacACTGAGGAAGAAGACCCTGCCCAGTTTCGCCTAGTTAGAAGAAGGCCTGGATCCTCTAAGATCAGCATATAG